CGGGCCCACAAGCAGAATATTACTTTTCTGTATTTCTACGTCGTCGAAGTTGACCTTCGCCTCTATTCTCTTGTAATGGTTGTACACTGCAACCGAGAGTACCTTCTTCGCAAAATCCTGACCGATCACATATTCATCGAGAATCCTTCTTATCTCATGTGGCTTGGGGATCGAAGTCTTGATGAATTCAAACCGCTCCCTCTTTGCTTCTTCCTGGATGATCTCATTGCAAAGCTCGATGCACTCGTCGCAAATATAGACCATGGGTCCCGCGATCAGCTTCTTCACTTCATCCTGGCTCTTCCCGCAGAAAGAACAATGAAGCTTCATAGTCCTTCCATTGGTCTTCTTCATCATTGTCATGTTCTCTTCTCCATAATCTGATCTATGATGTTGTATTCGAGAGCCTGCGCAGCGGTCATAAAAAAGTCTCTTTCCGTATCCTGCTGGATCTTTTCCATGGGCTGGCCCGTATGAGTCGTAAAAATCTTGTTGATCTCTTCTCTCATCCGCAATATCTCTCTAGCCTGGATATCTATGTCGGTCGCCTGTCCTTGGACACCCCCGAGTGGCTGGTGAATAAGTACCCGGGCGTGCGGCAGACCATACCTCTTCCCTTTGGACCCGCCGGCGAGCAGCACCGCTCCCATGCTGGCTGCCTGTCCGATGCATATGGTTGAGACCGGGCACTTGACGTATTGCATCGTGTCGTAGATGGCCAGACCGCTCGTGATCAAACCCC
Above is a window of Syntrophorhabdales bacterium DNA encoding:
- the clpP gene encoding ATP-dependent Clp endopeptidase proteolytic subunit ClpP; translation: MSLVPIVIEKDGRGERAYDIYSRLLKDRIVFLGTGIDDVVANLIIAQLLFLESEDPAKDIHFYINSPGGLITSGLAIYDTMQYVKCPVSTICIGQAASMGAVLLAGGSKGKRYGLPHARVLIHQPLGGVQGQATDIDIQAREILRMREEINKIFTTHTGQPMEKIQQDTERDFFMTAAQALEYNIIDQIMEKRT